Sequence from the Ereboglobus luteus genome:
GGCGGACGGGTGCACATGTATGACAATTATTTCAGTTGCGCGGGAAACTTCTACGCCAGCAACGCGCGCAACAACACGCAGCTCTTCGTCGAGCACAGCTATTACGGCACCGGTGTAAACAGCCCCGTCGGCAAGAGCGCCGGCACCTCCGCGCTCATCCGCACCATCGACAACATCTACAACGGCACCACCGGCACGATTGACCCCGGTACCGACACCGTCTTCACGCCGCCGTATTCCTACCATCTCAATGCCGCGGGCGATCTTCCCGTGCTCATCCCGCAATACGGAGGCAACACCGACGGCGCGTTTTCGATCACGCCGGCGGTTGCCGCGCCGCTGAGTGTTGTTGCCTCGTCAACGATACCGTTCCACGGCGACACCGTTACACTCGTTCCCTCGCTCGGCGGCGCGGGCACCGCTTATCAATGGCGCCTGAATAATTTTGATATTCCGGGCGCGACCTCCGAAACACTCACGCTTGCCAACATACAATCCGCGCAACTCGGCGCCTACACAGTTGTCGTGACAACCGCGGCGGACAAACACACCGTCAGCGCTCCCGTCACGATCACCTTTGGCGACGCGCCGAGTTTCTCCGGGTTAAACGGTGGAGCGATTACCGCCATCTCCGGCAAAGCCGTGACCCTGAATCCCTCGGTTAATGGCGCGGGCCTCGTTTATCAATGGCAGCGCTTTGTTGATGGCGGCTGGATCGATCTCGCCGACAACGCCACCTACTCGGGCGCGAACACCGGATCGCTGACCATCGGAAACATTGGCGATGCGCAGGCCGGGGATTACCGACTCGTCGTTTCCAACCCGAGTGGAAGCGCCACCGGCAACCCCTACACCGTGAGCGTCGCGCCGGTGCTCTTCCCTTACCCGACAGGCGTGGCCGTCGATTCCTACGGCGATCTCTACATAGCCGATTCCGCATTGAACGTCGTCCGCAAGGTCGCCGCGAGCGGAAGCACCGCCGTGCTTTACGCCGGCATACCCAACACTGCCGGATACAAGGACGGTGCGTTCGGCGTCTCGATGTTCAACGCGCCCGCCGCGCTTGCCATCGACGCCTCGGGCAATCTCTACGTGGCCGACACGGGCAACGCCGTTGTTCGCCGCGTCAACCGCGACGGCTCGCTCGAAACCCTCGCCGGTGATCCTTCGGGCCGCGGCAATCGCGACGGCATCGGCACCGCGGTCTTGTTCAGCTCGCCCAACGGCCTCTCGTTTGATCGCACCACCGGCGTCACCTACTTGGCCGACACGAACAACCACACCATTCGCCGGCTCACGCCGATCAATCCCTCCAGCGGGGTTTATGTCGGCAACACCGTTGCCACCATAGGCGGCATCCCCGGCTCGAGTGGCGACAACGACGCCTGGCTGGTGGACTCTGGAACCGCGATGATCCTGTCCGGCACCGGACGATACAACCACCCCGCTGCCGTGGCCTTCTCCGGCTCGTTCCTCTACATCGCCGACGCGGGCAACAACACCATCCGCAAGCTCACGGTTGCTTCCGGCACAAACTTCGGCGTCGTGCAAACGATCGCCGGCACGCCCGGCGTGAACGGCTCCGACGACGGTCCGGGACTCACCGCCCTGTTCGATCAACCGAAATCCATTGTTGTCGATGCCTCGGGCGCAAACATCTACGTGGCGGACACGGGCAACCACACCATCCGCAAAGTCACGCCCGCCGGTGATGTCATCACCCTCGCCGGACTCGCCACCGTGAGCGGCCAATCCGACGGTGAAGGCATGAACGCCCTCTTCAACCAGCCCACCGCGCTTGCCCTCGATTCCTCCGGACGCACGCTCTACGTCGCCGACACCGGCAACGCCGCCGTGCGCAAGATCGCCATCAGCGGCACCTCGGCGACCGTGACCACGCTCGCCGTGACACTCGTGAGCGACACCATGCCGCCGAGCGGCACCACTCCGCCTTTCAATCCATCCAGCGACGGCAAGGGTGATGGCGGTGGTGGCGCGCCCTCGCATTGGTTCTTCGGCGCGCTCGTTGCGCTGGCGCTTCTGCGCCTCGTGCGACGTGGCAGAAAGGCATAATCTGCAAATGCGAAATCTTCGATTTCGGAATGCGGATTTCGAATGCGGAATCTCATGCGTCCCACGCGCCCTCTTCCCAAACTACAGCCCACTATAATCACAACCGTCCTTGCCGGTGACCGTCACCTTGGATCATGAAAAATCTTCTTCCCAACTTCAATCCGCTCCGTGGATTTGTCACATGCGTGTTGTGCGTTTCGGCGTTCGCGGCGACCGCGTCATCAGCCACATATAATGTCCGCAATTACGGCGCTGTCGGCGATGGCAAGACGCTCGACACCGTTGCGTTTGCGAGGGCCGTTGACGCGGCTTTCGTGGCTGGCGGCGGCACGGTTGTTGTTCCGCCGGGGCGTTATCACACCGGCAGCATTCGCTTGAAAAGTCACATCACGCTCAACATCGAAGCCGGTGCGGTGATTCTCGGCAGCGGAAATCCGGACGATTATCCGCTCACGGAAAACGTGTGGAGCGCGGACCCGAAACACGCGACCCTGGCCTCCTTGATTTATGCCGAGGACTCGGAAAATATCACCATCACCGGTCGCGGCACAATCGACGGACAGGGGCAACCGTGGTGGGAGCGCGTCAGGCTTGCAAACCCGGCCAAATACAAACTCCCGCCGCTCACCGATCGGCAGCGCGCCGAGGTTGCCAAGATTTCGCACGGACGCCCGCGCCTGATTCGCATGGTGCGCTGCCGCGACATTCTCATTGAAAACGTGAACCTGCAAAACTCCGCCGCGTGGACGCTCAACCCGCAGTTGTGCGACTACGTGCGCGTCGAGGGCATCTCCATCACCAACCCGCCGAAAATGCCCAACAAGGCGCACAACTCCGACGGCATCAACCCCGAATCCTGCTCCAACGTTCGCATCGCCAACTGCCGCATCGACACCGGTGACGATTGCATAACGCTCAAGTCCGGCACGGATGAGGCGGGCCGCCGCGTCGGCAAGCCCACCGAGAACGTCACCATCACAAACTGCGTCATGTATCACGGCCATGGTGGCGTGGTGGTCGGTAGCGAAATGTCCGGCGGTGTGCGCAATGTCACTGTCACCAACTGCGTTTTTCAGAACACCAACATCGGCATCCGCCTCAAATCTCAGCGCGGGCGCGGCGGTGTGGTGGAGGGGCTCGCCGTCAGCAATATCGTCATGCACGACGTGCCCTCGCCGTTCACGATAACAACCTTCTACACAGGCAAGGACACGGCCGACGAGGAGCGCGCTGTTGACGAGGGCACGCCGCGTTATCGCAATTTCATATTCAGCAATATCAGCGCGCGCGGTGCAAAAACCGCGGGCACGATTACCGGGCTGCGCGAGATGCCGATTGAGGATATCGTCTTCAGCAATGTGCGCATTCAGGCCGTAAAGGGTTTCTCCTGCACGAACACGCGCGACATCACTTTCCGTGACACAGTCATCGACACGGAGTCCGGCCCCGCGCTCACGCTGCGCAACTCGTCCGAAATCGACACCGCCGGCCTGCGCACCCGAAAGCCGAGCGACGGCACGCCGCTTGTGGCCCAATAAACAGTCTTTGCCTTCAATCATCCAAAAAGCATGTCCCACAAATTCACCAAAATCGCCGTTCTGCTGGTTTGTATTTCGGCTCTTCAGTCCTTCAGCATTTCAGCCTTTTCCTCCACGCCCGCGTTTCGAAATCCCGACCTGCCGCTCGAACAACGCCTCGATGACCTTGTCTCGCAACTCACGATTGATGAAAAAATCGGACAGCTCATGATGGCCACGCCCGCCATTCCACGCCTGGGCATTCCGGCTTACGATTGGTGGAACGAGGCGCTGCACGGCGTCGCGCGCAATGGAGTCGCGACCGTTTATCCGCAGGCCATCGGGCTCGCTGCCACATGGAATCCCGAGCTGCACCAGCGCGTCGCCGATAGCATCGCCACCGAGGCGCGCGCGAAAAATAACGAGCTCCTTCGCACGTCCAAAACAGGCAACACGAAACGCTACCAAGGGCTCACCATTTGGTCGCCCAACATAAATATCTTCCGCGATCCACGATGGGGCAGGGGACAGGAAACCTACGGCGAGGATCCGCTTCTCACTTCCGAGCTAGGCGTTGCGTTTGTGCGCGGACTTCAGGGTGACGATCCGCGTTATCTCAAGACCGTCGCCACGATAAAACACTACGCCGTGCACAGCGGCCCCGAACCGCTTCGCCATCGTTTCAACGCGATCTCATCCGAGCGCGATTTGTGGGAAACATATCTGCCCGCGTTCGAGGCCGGAATCGTCGAGGGCCGCGCGGGATCCCTCATGAGCGCCTACAACGCCATCAACGGCATTCCCGCGCCGGCGCACCGCGAACTCCTCACCGACATTCTGCGCGACAAATGGGGTTTCGAAGGCGCGGTCGTCAGTGACGTTGGCGGCATTGCCGACATCTGGCGTCCGAAGGCGCACCTCTATTCCAAGGATGCCGCCGAGGCCAGCGCCGCCGCTATCAAGGCCGGCAACGAACTCGCCAGTGATAAAACCTATGAGGCGCTTCCCGACGCGCTCAAACGCGGGCTCATCACCGAGACCGAAATCGACACCGCGCTGCGCCGCCTGCTCAAACTCCTGTTCAGGCTCGGCCATTTCGATCCGCCCGACCGCGTGCCCTATCGAGGCATTCCAATTTCTGAAAACGACTCGCCCGCGCACGACGCGCTCGCGCTCGAGGCAGCGCGCCAAAGTCTCGTGCTTCTTAAAAATGACGGCGCGCTTCCGCTCGATGCCAAAAAACTCGCGGGCAAAACCGTCGCGATCCTCGGCCCCGCCGGGTTCGAGGAATCCACGATTATCGGCAACTACGCCGGCACCCCGTCGCGCAAGGTCACGCTGGCCGATGGCATTCGCGCCAAGCTTGAATCAAAAGGCGTGCGCGTGCTCGCCGAGCCCGCCGTGCCGCTTGTGAAAGGTTTTCGTGTCACTGGTGACGCAATTCCTGACGGCGTGCTTTTCACCGACGCCACGCGCGCCACGCCGGGACTCAAGGCGGAGGTATTTTCCAACGAAAAACAGGACTCAAAAAAACCAAACCTCGTCGGAAACCTCGTCGCCACGCAAATGCAGACACAAATCGACCTGCAATGGGATGAAACGCAACCCGCGGGCGAGATTCCCATCACGCACGCCTCCATCCGCTGGACGGGTGTCATGGTGCCGAAAATCACCGGCGAATACACGCTTGGAGTCGTTTCCGAGGGCGCGATGCGTCTCTACATCAACGACAAGCGTGTCATCGATTTCTGGCGGCGCGACGCCGAGCGTCCGCTCAGCACCACCATTACGCTCAACGCCGGACAGACCTATGACATCCGCATCGAATACGTGCAGCTAACCCGCAAAGGCCGCGTTCAGCTCGGCTGGATTGCGCCTGGCAACAACGACGCGCACGACCGC
This genomic interval carries:
- a CDS encoding glycoside hydrolase family 3 N-terminal domain-containing protein, whose protein sequence is MSHKFTKIAVLLVCISALQSFSISAFSSTPAFRNPDLPLEQRLDDLVSQLTIDEKIGQLMMATPAIPRLGIPAYDWWNEALHGVARNGVATVYPQAIGLAATWNPELHQRVADSIATEARAKNNELLRTSKTGNTKRYQGLTIWSPNINIFRDPRWGRGQETYGEDPLLTSELGVAFVRGLQGDDPRYLKTVATIKHYAVHSGPEPLRHRFNAISSERDLWETYLPAFEAGIVEGRAGSLMSAYNAINGIPAPAHRELLTDILRDKWGFEGAVVSDVGGIADIWRPKAHLYSKDAAEASAAAIKAGNELASDKTYEALPDALKRGLITETEIDTALRRLLKLLFRLGHFDPPDRVPYRGIPISENDSPAHDALALEAARQSLVLLKNDGALPLDAKKLAGKTVAILGPAGFEESTIIGNYAGTPSRKVTLADGIRAKLESKGVRVLAEPAVPLVKGFRVTGDAIPDGVLFTDATRATPGLKAEVFSNEKQDSKKPNLVGNLVATQMQTQIDLQWDETQPAGEIPITHASIRWTGVMVPKITGEYTLGVVSEGAMRLYINDKRVIDFWRRDAERPLSTTITLNAGQTYDIRIEYVQLTRKGRVQLGWIAPGNNDAHDRAMAAARAADHIILTLGITPDLEGESMTVTAEGFTGGDRLTLQLPETQRVLLDQIAALKKPVILVLTGGAAIAFDDAKANAALFAWYYGQRGADAVAEALLGETNPAGRLPVTFYKNDGDLPPFEDYSMANRTYRYFTGKPLYAFGHGLSYTTFEYQNLALQTNATGGVTAKVTIKNTGARDGDEVVQIYATAKNAPVPMPLRQLAGFKRVTLKADETATVEIEIPFARLRRWDEANKRYTVDACDWLFAAGPASDNPALTANYKTR
- a CDS encoding glycoside hydrolase family 28 protein, yielding MKNLLPNFNPLRGFVTCVLCVSAFAATASSATYNVRNYGAVGDGKTLDTVAFARAVDAAFVAGGGTVVVPPGRYHTGSIRLKSHITLNIEAGAVILGSGNPDDYPLTENVWSADPKHATLASLIYAEDSENITITGRGTIDGQGQPWWERVRLANPAKYKLPPLTDRQRAEVAKISHGRPRLIRMVRCRDILIENVNLQNSAAWTLNPQLCDYVRVEGISITNPPKMPNKAHNSDGINPESCSNVRIANCRIDTGDDCITLKSGTDEAGRRVGKPTENVTITNCVMYHGHGGVVVGSEMSGGVRNVTVTNCVFQNTNIGIRLKSQRGRGGVVEGLAVSNIVMHDVPSPFTITTFYTGKDTADEERAVDEGTPRYRNFIFSNISARGAKTAGTITGLREMPIEDIVFSNVRIQAVKGFSCTNTRDITFRDTVIDTESGPALTLRNSSEIDTAGLRTRKPSDGTPLVAQ